One window of the Xiphophorus hellerii strain 12219 chromosome 15, Xiphophorus_hellerii-4.1, whole genome shotgun sequence genome contains the following:
- the anxa4 gene encoding annexin A4, producing the protein MAAIGNRGTVTEAAGFDAAADAEKLRGAMKGAGTDEAAIINVVAHRTIAQRQRIKEAYKQTVGKDLADDLSSELSGNFKSVVLGLLMLAPVYDAYELRNAMKGAGTEEACLIDILASRSNNEIKTINEVYKREYGKTLEDAVSGDTSGMFKRVLVSLLTSGRDESDKVDDAQAVQDAKDIYEAGEARWGTDEVKFLTVLCVRNRNHLLKVFQEYQKISGKDIEASIKSEMSGSLEDVFLAIVKCIKSKPAFFAERLYKSMKGVGTTDSVLIRIMVSRAEIDMLDIKSQFQKIYGKTLHSFIKGDTSGDYRKILLELCGGE; encoded by the exons ATTGGAAACCGTGGAACTGTGACCGAGGCGGCTGGTTTTGATGCTGCAGCTGATGCCGAGAAGCTGAGAGGAGCCATGAAGGGAGCTG GGACGGATGAGGCGGCCATCATCAACGTCGTGGCGCACCGTACGATTGCCCAGAGACAGCGCATCAAGGAGGCCTACAAACAAACTGTGGGGAAG GACCTGGCTGATGATCTGTCTTCAGAGCTGAGCGGGAACTTCAAGAGCGTTGTTCTGGGTCTGCTGATGTTAGCGCCTGTCTACGATGCCTATGAGCTGAGGAATGCGATGAAG gGAGCTGGAACAGAGGAGGCCTGCCTCATTGATATTCTGGCTTCAAGAAGcaataatgaaattaaaaccaTCAACGAGGTCTATAAGAGAG AATATGGGAAGACCCTGGAGGATGCTGTGTCTGGGGATACCTCTGGGATGTTTAAAAGAGTTTTGGTCTCTTTGCTCACG TCTGGACGAGATGAAAGCGATAAAGTGGACGACGCCCAGGCTGTTCAGGATGCGAAG GACATCTATGAGGCTGGAGAGGCTCGTTGGGGCACAGATGAGGTGAAATTCCTCACAGTGCTGTGCGTTAGGAACAGAAACCATCTGCTGAAAG TGTTTCAGGAATACCAGAAGATTTCTGGGAAGGACATTGAAGCTAGCATCAAGAGTGAGATGTCTGGCTCCTTGGAAGACGTCTTTCTTGCCATAG TGAAATGCATTAAGAGTAAACCAGCATTTTTTGCTGAACGGCTATACAAGTCAATGAAG GGTGTGGGCACCACAGACAGCGTCCTCATCAGAATAATGGTCTCCAGGGCTGAAATTGACATGTTGGACATTAAGAGTCAGTTCCAGAAGATATATGGAAAGACTCTACACTCCTTCATCAAG GGAGACACATCAGGCGACTACCGTAAAATCCTGCTGGAGCTGTGTGGAGGCGAATAG